A part of Paraliobacillus zengyii genomic DNA contains:
- the ychF gene encoding redox-regulated ATPase YchF: protein MALTAGIVGLPNVGKSTLFNAITQAGAEAANYPFCTIDPNVGIVEVPDERLSKLTELVKPKKTIPTAFEFTDIAGIVKGASKGEGLGNKFLSHIRQVDAICHVVRCFEDENITHVSGGVDPISDIETINLELILADLETVTKRMQRVEKMTRQKDKEAVAEFDVLTKLHDAFETEKPARSVSFTEDQEKIVKGLHLLTSKPILYVANVGEDELLEADINPHVIKVREFAGNETAEVIVISAKVESEIAELDGEEKEMFLEELGIEESGLDQLIKATYQLLGMATYFTAGEQEVRAWTFNKGIKAPQAAGIIHTDFERGFIRAETVSYDDLVEGGSMAGAKEKGNVRLEGKDYLVKDGDVIHFRFNV from the coding sequence ATGGCATTAACAGCAGGAATTGTTGGTTTACCTAACGTGGGGAAATCGACTTTATTTAACGCGATCACACAAGCTGGGGCAGAAGCAGCAAACTACCCATTTTGTACAATAGATCCTAATGTAGGAATCGTAGAAGTACCAGATGAAAGATTATCTAAGCTAACTGAATTAGTAAAACCGAAGAAGACAATTCCTACAGCTTTTGAATTTACTGATATTGCAGGTATTGTAAAAGGTGCTAGTAAAGGGGAGGGATTAGGGAATAAATTTCTATCTCATATTCGTCAAGTGGATGCTATTTGCCACGTTGTACGTTGTTTTGAAGATGAAAATATCACACATGTATCAGGAGGAGTAGACCCAATCTCTGATATTGAAACAATTAATTTAGAATTAATTCTAGCAGATCTAGAAACCGTTACGAAAAGAATGCAACGTGTTGAAAAAATGACAAGACAAAAAGATAAAGAAGCTGTTGCAGAATTTGATGTCTTAACTAAGTTACATGATGCATTTGAAACTGAAAAACCCGCTAGGTCTGTAAGTTTTACAGAAGATCAAGAAAAGATTGTAAAAGGATTACATTTATTAACAAGCAAACCAATATTGTATGTTGCAAATGTTGGGGAAGACGAACTTTTAGAAGCAGATATAAACCCTCATGTAATAAAGGTACGTGAATTTGCTGGAAATGAGACAGCAGAAGTTATTGTAATAAGTGCAAAAGTAGAATCAGAAATTGCTGAGTTAGACGGCGAAGAGAAAGAGATGTTCCTAGAAGAGTTAGGAATTGAAGAGTCTGGTCTAGATCAATTGATTAAAGCAACGTATCAATTATTAGGTATGGCAACTTATTTCACTGCTGGTGAACAGGAAGTTCGTGCTTGGACATTTAACAAAGGAATTAAAGCTCCTCAAGCCGCAGGTATCATTCATACAGATTTCGAACGTGGATTTATCCGAGCAGAAACGGTATCTTATGATGATCTAGTTGAAGGCGGTTCAATGGCTGGTGCAAAAGAAAAAGGAAACGTGCGTTTAGAAGGAAAAGACTATTTGGTGAAAGACGGCGATGTAATACATTTCCGTTTCAATGTGTAA
- the rpsF gene encoding 30S ribosomal protein S6: MRNYEIMYIIRPNIEEEAQTALVERFNSILTDNGAEIVKVEEKGKKRLAYEINDFRDGYYVLIKFIGDVTAINEFDRQAKFSDDIIRHIAVREDDK; this comes from the coding sequence ATGAGAAATTATGAGATTATGTACATCATCCGCCCAAACATTGAGGAAGAAGCGCAGACAGCATTAGTTGAGCGTTTTAACAGTATCCTTACTGATAATGGAGCGGAAATCGTAAAAGTTGAAGAAAAAGGCAAGAAGAGACTTGCTTATGAAATCAATGATTTTCGTGATGGTTACTATGTATTGATTAAATTTATAGGCGATGTAACAGCAATTAATGAATTTGATCGTCAAGCGAAGTTTAGTGATGATATTATTCGTCACATAGCTGTACGCGAAGACGACAAATAA